The Novosphingobium sp. THN1 genome includes a window with the following:
- a CDS encoding TonB-dependent receptor, protein MRKLQFACLASALSLAATSVYAQDASEAPADGDIVVTANRTSSLLSKTPIAMTAVGGDDLIASGITNPTQLEESVPNLSIVRGNGLQITIRGVTSTDGTEKGDPSAAFMVNGVYLARPQAQEVSFFDIERVEVLRGPQGTLYGRNSTAGVVNILTVQPKFEFGARADVSYGNFNALNGTAVVNIPAGETIAFRVAANIDQRDSYLIDGAPNDGVTLNKFKDNKSVRLSALFKPTPDLSLLLVGDYSKVKGNPTNGVPTTQFYSNITSGGRQNFSAPTYLGADPDVARTLSRTQAQQAFRDNEEKGVMGELNYTMGNVTLTYLGSYRESERREFSNAANGAFSADFAGSYWQTSQEVRLAYGGDGPLQAQVGGYYFKEKSGIAFFLNNLLGPNTRFGFPQDPTIAENKSVFGQATYEIAPDLKITGGVRYSHDLKSRVGNTVVDFYDRIGTSYSIGNFIRRQINQNNDAKRTFSRVTWRAGVDYDTSLGLIFASVSTGYKAGGFNDGCETPPAGQPNPQNCQLPANALYYDPETLTAYEAGFKFRFSPAFRLNGTIFHYDYAGLQLSQLSDICGGPCQVTTNAAKAKVDGVELDAQIQPSDRFTVRLALNWLDARYDEYAPAYNDTSVTPNVRRSVNFAGRPLNRSPKWSWVAGANYVLPVGEGRIVFDAQTAARSRYEVTDLANFAYFYQPAATKTDVSVTYNAPQDRFYFAAFAENLENNLVVTGATTGLFGAVTFADPRTYGVRAGVKF, encoded by the coding sequence ATGAGAAAACTGCAATTCGCGTGCCTGGCATCGGCACTGTCTTTGGCGGCCACGTCCGTTTACGCTCAGGATGCGAGCGAAGCGCCTGCGGACGGTGACATCGTCGTCACTGCGAACCGCACGTCGTCGCTGCTGTCAAAGACCCCAATCGCAATGACTGCTGTCGGAGGTGACGACCTCATCGCTTCAGGCATCACCAACCCGACCCAGCTTGAAGAAAGCGTGCCCAACCTGTCGATCGTGCGCGGCAACGGCCTGCAGATCACCATTCGCGGCGTGACCAGCACCGACGGCACCGAGAAGGGCGATCCCTCGGCGGCATTCATGGTCAACGGCGTGTATCTGGCGCGTCCGCAGGCGCAGGAAGTCTCGTTCTTCGACATCGAGCGCGTCGAAGTCCTCCGTGGTCCGCAGGGCACGCTCTATGGCCGCAACTCGACAGCTGGCGTCGTCAACATTCTGACGGTCCAGCCCAAGTTCGAATTTGGCGCACGCGCCGACGTTTCGTACGGCAATTTCAACGCCCTCAATGGCACTGCCGTGGTCAACATACCGGCTGGCGAAACGATTGCTTTTCGCGTGGCCGCAAACATCGACCAGCGTGACAGCTATCTCATCGATGGCGCGCCGAACGACGGTGTAACGCTCAACAAGTTCAAGGATAACAAGTCGGTCCGCCTGTCAGCCCTGTTCAAGCCAACGCCGGACCTCAGCCTCCTGCTCGTCGGCGATTACAGCAAGGTCAAGGGCAACCCGACCAACGGCGTGCCTACCACCCAGTTCTACAGCAACATCACCAGCGGCGGTCGCCAGAATTTCAGCGCCCCAACCTATCTTGGCGCTGACCCCGACGTGGCCCGCACGCTGAGCCGCACGCAGGCCCAGCAGGCCTTCCGCGACAACGAGGAAAAAGGCGTGATGGGCGAGCTCAACTACACGATGGGCAACGTCACACTCACCTACCTCGGTTCTTACCGTGAATCGGAACGCCGCGAATTCAGCAACGCGGCCAATGGTGCGTTCTCGGCGGATTTTGCCGGTTCTTACTGGCAAACCTCGCAGGAAGTGCGCCTTGCCTATGGCGGCGACGGTCCGCTGCAGGCGCAGGTCGGCGGCTATTACTTCAAGGAAAAGTCCGGCATCGCCTTCTTCCTGAACAACCTGCTCGGTCCCAACACGCGCTTCGGCTTCCCGCAGGACCCGACCATTGCCGAAAACAAATCGGTCTTCGGGCAAGCCACCTATGAAATCGCTCCTGACCTCAAGATCACCGGCGGCGTGCGCTATTCGCACGATCTCAAGTCGCGCGTGGGCAACACTGTCGTCGACTTCTACGACCGCATCGGCACGTCCTACAGTATCGGCAACTTCATTCGCCGCCAGATCAACCAGAACAACGATGCCAAGCGCACGTTCAGCCGCGTGACCTGGCGCGCTGGCGTTGATTACGACACGTCCCTCGGCCTCATCTTCGCGTCCGTATCCACGGGTTACAAGGCCGGTGGCTTCAACGATGGCTGCGAGACTCCGCCCGCCGGGCAGCCCAATCCGCAGAACTGTCAGTTGCCCGCGAATGCGCTCTACTATGATCCGGAAACGTTGACCGCCTACGAAGCGGGCTTCAAGTTCCGCTTCAGCCCGGCATTCCGCCTCAACGGCACGATCTTCCACTATGACTACGCCGGCCTGCAGCTTTCACAGTTGTCCGACATCTGCGGCGGCCCTTGCCAGGTTACGACCAATGCCGCAAAGGCAAAGGTTGATGGCGTTGAACTCGACGCGCAGATTCAGCCTTCCGATCGCTTTACCGTCAGGCTGGCACTGAACTGGCTCGATGCTCGCTATGACGAATATGCTCCTGCTTACAACGATACTTCGGTCACGCCGAACGTTCGCCGCTCGGTCAACTTCGCGGGTCGTCCGCTGAATCGCAGCCCGAAGTGGAGCTGGGTGGCAGGCGCAAATTATGTCCTGCCGGTGGGCGAAGGGCGCATCGTGTTCGACGCGCAGACAGCGGCCCGCAGCCGCTATGAAGTGACCGACCTCGCCAACTTCGCTTACTTCTACCAGCCGGCGGCAACGAAGACTGACGTGTCCGTCACATACAACGCGCCGCAAGACCGCTTCTACTTCGCTGCATTCGCTGAAAACCTCGAGAACAACCTCGTGGTTACTGGCGCTACCACCGGCCTGTTCGGTGCGGTCACTTTCGCCGATCCGCGCACTTATGGTGTACGCGCCGGCGTGAAGTTCTGA
- a CDS encoding GntR family transcriptional regulator produces MISENEHASGMLRSERIRLALADEITSGMLAPGTQLDEQQLGDRFGASRTPVREALRQLAAEGLVEMRPRRGAVVAAMTAERVFEMFELSAEIEALCVRLAAWRMTPLERSALRKIHEESAILVENGDVDEYDRLNWRFHDAIYEGTHNAFIVEQAKLLRERMAAFRRAQLRQGGRPARSRHEHGELVEAVMRGDGEEASKLMRAHMFNASNALEGYARLFTGRDAQG; encoded by the coding sequence ATGATTTCCGAGAACGAACACGCCTCCGGAATGCTCCGTTCAGAACGCATCCGCCTCGCACTTGCGGACGAGATCACAAGCGGCATGCTGGCGCCCGGCACGCAACTTGACGAGCAGCAGCTCGGAGACCGCTTCGGCGCGTCGCGCACGCCGGTCCGGGAGGCCCTGCGCCAACTTGCCGCCGAGGGACTGGTCGAAATGCGGCCGCGGCGCGGCGCTGTCGTGGCCGCGATGACGGCGGAGCGGGTGTTCGAGATGTTCGAGCTTTCGGCCGAGATCGAAGCGCTGTGCGTGCGGCTTGCCGCATGGCGGATGACCCCGCTTGAACGGAGTGCACTGCGGAAAATCCACGAAGAATCCGCCATTCTGGTGGAGAATGGCGACGTGGACGAGTACGATCGGCTAAACTGGCGGTTTCACGATGCAATATACGAGGGGACGCACAACGCCTTCATCGTGGAGCAGGCGAAACTCCTTCGGGAGCGGATGGCGGCCTTTCGTCGGGCTCAGTTACGCCAGGGTGGGCGACCCGCCCGGTCCCGGCACGAACATGGCGAACTGGTCGAGGCCGTAATGCGAGGAGATGGTGAGGAAGCCTCGAAATTGATGCGCGCGCATATGTTCAATGCCTCGAACGCGCTCGAAGGATACGCTCGCCTGTTTACAGGGCGCGACGCACAAGGCTGA
- a CDS encoding sensor histidine kinase, producing the protein MFAGLARKGEGRQTTLARWLGASYLRTAVIPLCLIELGFLLSYWATGNFTYQQNVATVTAVSEKYLTDIAARESANITATLGGVEGMTRLLGAEAGEALATPYDPPSSEKARYHVGSDGVFHTTRGKPDEVAAFYSGFHRVGPQEIDKVWRTVRLDHTMRHIKAASPLVRQVYLNTWDSYNRIYPYFDVLTQYAPKMNIPTYNFYYEADARHNPQRKVVWTDAYVDPAGSGWMVSAIAPVYSEKRLEGVVGIDMTLDTVVSRILSLNLPWQGYAMLVGRDGTILALPPAGEKDLGLTELKDHKYADAIRSDTFKPDQFNITRRPELKALAQAVGSGSSRISHVMLGGRDMLATNARVAGPGWTLVVLAPASQILADANSLHDQLVTVGVIMLLILLAFYVVFFAFLVWRARAMSRRLARPLREVEQLMDRIGAGEYNQTAPKFGVSEVDNLSGRLVEMGQKLGEAHHRIVAQEAEVRRSYDTERRITTGQRRFINILSHEFRTPLTVIDSSGQILKRRATRLTEDTVVERSDMIRRAVSRIRDVMESALQLVRMEEGQTTCRPAAVALGSMLREAVASAGSERDIEIRLDGEVERAPLFIDRQLIHSALVAIIENACRFSPVENKVWVEARIHEGRCSISVHDEGPGIPAEELPLVRERFYRGSNSTAVPGAGTGLYLANSLIDANGGLLDIQSVPDEGTVVTASLPLATTTTTEFWEAA; encoded by the coding sequence GTGTTCGCAGGACTCGCACGAAAAGGTGAAGGTAGGCAGACCACGCTGGCCCGCTGGCTCGGCGCGTCCTATCTGCGCACCGCTGTCATACCGCTGTGCCTGATCGAACTGGGCTTCCTGCTTAGCTACTGGGCGACCGGCAATTTCACTTACCAGCAGAACGTCGCAACGGTGACGGCGGTCTCGGAGAAGTACCTGACCGACATTGCTGCGCGTGAATCGGCAAACATCACGGCAACTCTTGGCGGTGTCGAAGGTATGACCCGCCTGCTGGGCGCGGAGGCTGGCGAAGCGCTGGCGACGCCCTACGATCCGCCATCATCCGAAAAGGCACGGTATCACGTCGGCTCGGACGGCGTGTTCCACACTACACGAGGCAAGCCCGACGAAGTCGCCGCCTTCTACAGCGGCTTTCATCGGGTTGGGCCTCAAGAGATCGACAAGGTCTGGCGAACGGTCCGGCTTGATCACACGATGCGCCACATCAAGGCGGCATCGCCGCTGGTGAGGCAGGTCTATCTCAACACCTGGGACAGCTACAACCGCATCTACCCCTACTTCGATGTGCTGACCCAGTATGCGCCGAAGATGAACATCCCCACGTACAACTTCTATTACGAGGCGGATGCCCGGCATAACCCGCAGCGCAAGGTCGTATGGACCGATGCTTATGTCGATCCGGCCGGTTCAGGCTGGATGGTTTCGGCCATCGCCCCCGTTTACTCCGAGAAGCGGCTCGAGGGTGTGGTCGGGATCGACATGACGCTCGATACCGTGGTCAGCCGCATCCTCTCGCTCAACCTGCCCTGGCAGGGCTACGCGATGCTGGTGGGGCGAGACGGAACCATCCTCGCCCTCCCCCCGGCTGGCGAAAAGGATCTTGGGCTGACCGAACTCAAGGACCACAAGTACGCCGATGCGATACGGTCCGATACATTCAAGCCCGACCAGTTCAACATCACCCGCCGACCCGAGCTGAAGGCACTTGCGCAGGCGGTCGGCAGTGGCTCCTCCAGGATAAGCCACGTCATGCTGGGCGGCCGCGACATGCTGGCCACGAATGCCAGGGTTGCTGGTCCAGGCTGGACGCTGGTGGTGCTGGCACCCGCTTCGCAGATTCTGGCTGACGCCAATTCGCTGCATGATCAACTGGTCACTGTCGGCGTGATCATGCTGCTGATCCTGCTCGCCTTCTACGTGGTGTTCTTCGCCTTCCTCGTCTGGCGCGCGCGGGCGATGAGCCGGCGCCTAGCCCGGCCCTTGCGCGAAGTGGAGCAACTCATGGACCGGATCGGTGCAGGCGAATACAACCAGACCGCGCCAAAGTTCGGCGTGAGCGAAGTCGACAACCTTTCAGGCCGTTTGGTGGAAATGGGCCAGAAGCTTGGCGAAGCGCATCATCGGATCGTGGCCCAGGAAGCCGAAGTGCGTCGTTCGTATGATACCGAACGCCGCATCACCACCGGCCAGCGCCGCTTCATTAACATCCTCAGCCACGAGTTCCGCACGCCGCTCACCGTGATCGATAGCAGCGGCCAGATCCTGAAACGGCGGGCGACACGCCTTACCGAGGATACCGTCGTCGAACGATCCGACATGATCCGCCGCGCTGTCTCCCGCATACGAGATGTGATGGAAAGTGCGCTGCAACTGGTGCGCATGGAGGAAGGGCAGACAACGTGCCGTCCCGCTGCGGTAGCGCTGGGCAGCATGCTGCGCGAAGCGGTTGCTTCGGCGGGCAGCGAACGCGACATCGAAATCCGGCTCGACGGCGAGGTCGAGCGTGCGCCTTTGTTCATCGACCGCCAGCTGATCCACTCGGCGCTGGTCGCCATCATCGAAAATGCCTGTCGCTTCTCGCCGGTTGAAAACAAGGTCTGGGTTGAGGCGCGAATTCATGAAGGGCGTTGCAGCATTTCTGTCCATGACGAAGGCCCCGGCATCCCTGCGGAAGAACTGCCGCTGGTGCGTGAACGCTTTTATCGCGGATCGAACAGTACGGCCGTCCCGGGCGCCGGGACCGGCCTCTATCTTGCCAACAGCCTGATCGACGCCAACGGCGGGCTGCTCGATATCCAGTCCGTGCCGGATGAAGGCACGGTGGTTACCGCCAGTCTGCCGCTGGCCACGACCACGACCACCGAATTCTGGGAGGCAGCGTGA
- a CDS encoding SDR family oxidoreductase, whose product MIGETNVALKQFSCTRPPFVGAAYGEYFMARQSALNLSDAHTQQPGLEGKRVVVTGGTTGIGRAIAILLAGEGASVFVCGRDEQHLADALKRINEVGKGDGVALDLARPEGMRRFWSAADVSLSGAIDVAIINAAVPAQTPMEVNEEDLRYQLDTDLVAYVIASREAARRMSKGGDIVLIGSMSAVSRGKGSSVYVAAKSGVQGFAAAFREEMAEKDIKVGLIEPGLTGADFQYPAYSDQEQRDAINAEKMLRAEDIAVATHFMLTQPRRAAVSLIQVEPRLES is encoded by the coding sequence TTGATCGGGGAAACCAACGTCGCTCTCAAGCAATTCTCCTGCACACGCCCGCCATTTGTCGGCGCGGCCTATGGGGAGTATTTCATGGCTCGACAGAGCGCTCTCAATCTTAGCGACGCCCACACCCAGCAACCTGGCCTCGAGGGCAAGCGTGTGGTCGTTACCGGTGGCACAACAGGAATTGGCCGTGCGATTGCGATCCTGCTGGCTGGCGAAGGAGCTTCCGTCTTCGTTTGCGGGCGCGACGAGCAGCACCTTGCCGACGCGCTCAAGCGGATCAACGAAGTTGGTAAAGGTGATGGTGTTGCATTGGATCTCGCCCGTCCCGAGGGAATGCGCCGGTTTTGGAGCGCTGCCGACGTATCATTGAGCGGTGCTATCGATGTGGCGATCATCAACGCAGCAGTTCCGGCGCAGACACCAATGGAGGTCAATGAAGAGGACCTGCGCTATCAACTCGATACCGATCTGGTGGCCTATGTGATCGCATCACGCGAAGCGGCGCGACGGATGAGCAAAGGTGGCGATATCGTGTTGATCGGATCGATGTCGGCAGTGTCACGCGGCAAGGGAAGCTCGGTCTATGTCGCGGCAAAGTCTGGCGTTCAGGGGTTTGCCGCCGCTTTCCGGGAGGAAATGGCTGAAAAGGACATCAAGGTCGGACTGATTGAGCCCGGGCTGACGGGTGCGGACTTTCAGTATCCGGCATACTCCGATCAGGAGCAGCGCGATGCTATCAATGCTGAAAAGATGCTCCGCGCCGAAGACATTGCTGTCGCTACGCACTTCATGCTGACGCAGCCCCGCCGCGCAGCGGTTTCGCTGATCCAGGTGGAGCCGCGGTTGGAAAGCTGA
- a CDS encoding EAL domain-containing response regulator: MSAFSPRDFRVLCVEDEPEILRDIAEELAEHGFQIDKAENAEAALARMDEALPDLVLCDVQMPGMTGIELLETLRARRNAQSLVPFVFLTAFNDRTTMISGRRAGADDYLVKPVDYDLLIATVESHLQNAAQRHAAAREEPDTNGRAMFVARLVRARPGEAVAVVKIDSQPELASRFEGRGESRIQTLIDRMARRAGLEVHKLHGHAWGVIGSSLATIEKALQPLVELKVRDSQSMTWVRARLSLSAVTAEIGNATSGELLLERLLEAARLLRREGGGKLLQLEGAAMSDMRLASSIRAELITALQQGQLHVCYQPKVCAESGRPLSAEVLVRWESPLLGHLSPATFIPVVERAGLLSHLTDWVLREAAVAQLALVKKNLPSRLAVNIGASEFTPDLPARISRIFADYGASEHLLEVEVTETSVIADTRQADSIVKALHARGIAVALDDFGTGYSSLAHLQVCTVDTIKIDRSFVQRVAESGPDQKIVLGIIGLAKMLGLETVAEGVELESQRRWLTENDCNTLQGFVISKPLRFDEYCRLLQAWPSR; this comes from the coding sequence ATGAGCGCATTTTCACCCCGGGACTTCCGCGTTCTCTGTGTCGAGGACGAACCGGAAATCTTGCGCGACATCGCCGAGGAACTGGCCGAGCACGGTTTCCAGATCGACAAGGCCGAGAACGCCGAGGCCGCACTTGCGCGGATGGACGAAGCACTGCCCGACCTGGTGCTTTGCGACGTGCAGATGCCGGGAATGACGGGCATCGAGCTGCTTGAAACCCTGCGGGCGCGCCGCAATGCCCAGTCGCTGGTGCCGTTCGTGTTTCTCACCGCGTTCAACGATCGCACGACGATGATCTCGGGGCGGCGCGCGGGAGCGGATGACTACCTGGTCAAGCCGGTGGACTATGACCTGCTGATCGCCACGGTCGAAAGCCATCTGCAGAATGCCGCCCAGCGCCATGCCGCAGCCCGGGAAGAACCCGACACGAACGGACGGGCGATGTTCGTCGCGCGCCTTGTCCGCGCCAGACCGGGCGAAGCGGTGGCGGTGGTGAAGATCGACAGCCAGCCTGAATTGGCGAGCAGGTTCGAAGGACGCGGCGAAAGCCGGATCCAGACCCTGATCGACAGGATGGCAAGGCGGGCCGGTCTTGAAGTCCACAAATTGCACGGCCACGCGTGGGGCGTGATCGGTAGTAGCCTGGCCACCATCGAAAAGGCTCTGCAACCGCTGGTCGAACTCAAGGTTCGCGATAGCCAGTCCATGACCTGGGTGCGTGCACGTCTTTCCCTTTCGGCAGTGACGGCAGAGATCGGCAATGCAACGTCCGGGGAGCTTCTCCTGGAACGGCTGTTGGAAGCCGCCAGGCTTCTGCGGCGCGAGGGCGGTGGGAAGCTGCTGCAGCTCGAAGGCGCAGCCATGTCGGACATGCGGCTCGCCAGCTCGATCCGTGCAGAACTGATAACGGCGTTGCAACAGGGCCAGCTACACGTCTGCTATCAACCCAAGGTTTGCGCGGAAAGCGGCCGTCCGCTATCTGCCGAGGTGCTGGTCCGCTGGGAAAGCCCGCTGCTTGGACATCTCTCTCCGGCGACGTTCATACCCGTGGTCGAACGCGCCGGTTTGCTCTCGCATCTGACCGACTGGGTCCTGCGCGAAGCAGCCGTTGCGCAACTTGCGCTTGTGAAGAAGAATCTTCCCTCGCGGCTGGCAGTCAACATCGGCGCATCCGAATTCACCCCTGATTTGCCCGCCAGGATCTCACGCATTTTTGCCGATTATGGTGCGAGCGAGCACCTGCTTGAGGTCGAAGTTACCGAAACTTCGGTCATCGCCGATACGCGACAGGCCGATTCCATCGTCAAGGCCCTGCACGCTCGCGGCATCGCGGTCGCTCTGGACGATTTCGGCACGGGCTATTCCTCGCTCGCCCACTTGCAGGTCTGCACCGTGGATACGATCAAGATCGATCGCAGCTTTGTTCAGCGCGTCGCGGAATCCGGTCCTGACCAGAAGATCGTGCTCGGCATTATCGGTCTGGCGAAGATGCTGGGTCTGGAAACGGTAGCCGAAGGTGTCGAGCTGGAGTCACAGAGGCGCTGGTTGACAGAGAACGACTGTAACACGTTGCAGGGTTTTGTAATCTCGAAGCCGCTCCGTTTCGACGAGTATTGTCGTCTGTTGCAGGCATGGCCATCGCGCTGA
- a CDS encoding ATP-binding protein has protein sequence MRAHRHRADEQSSRQAADLPPGHGPALCLLALVERAVWIYDFDKARMAWANPAGLRFWRAESVDALRARDLNPTALGTAERLENLRLALTRGEVRSERWTFYPQGQPFQRDCRLHGVALEDGRMALLVDAADAPMQVADSSFETRAIEAVRQSPLMISLLGEGGQWLMHNPAAEALINRLQGTNLPGLDNFATLFAHPDEAVSLRARALESGSAEATLRMAGPSFRMHEVTLRRLTDPVTGRLSLMVSQADVTRAYRAERRLHKALARERAIAETQRQFLSVTSHDFRTPLSVIDGSARRIARLAEPGSVIAERAETIRDTARRMTEAVDRTLGWASIEEGRVDFQPERANIRPMVERALLGQRSVHPHRPFVAELDDVPDLMLDQVLVLRVLDNLIGNAIKYSPEEQPVRVRCFARNGEVLISVSDEGIGIPSDELSKLFTRFFRSSNARRFKGSGVGLHAARFYMELHGGRIAVKSAEGKGSTFTLAFPVPAKG, from the coding sequence ATGCGAGCGCACAGACACAGGGCGGACGAGCAATCCTCTCGCCAGGCAGCCGACCTGCCGCCTGGCCACGGTCCGGCCTTGTGCCTGCTCGCGCTGGTCGAGCGTGCAGTGTGGATCTACGATTTCGACAAGGCACGCATGGCCTGGGCCAATCCCGCAGGTTTGCGCTTCTGGCGGGCCGAATCTGTCGACGCGCTTCGTGCCCGGGATCTGAACCCTACAGCGCTGGGAACGGCGGAGCGGCTGGAGAACCTGCGCCTTGCGCTGACAAGAGGCGAGGTGCGTAGCGAGCGCTGGACCTTCTATCCGCAAGGGCAGCCGTTCCAGCGCGACTGCCGCCTCCATGGCGTGGCGCTCGAGGACGGGCGCATGGCGCTGCTGGTCGACGCCGCCGATGCACCAATGCAGGTAGCCGACAGCTCGTTCGAGACCCGCGCGATCGAGGCGGTGCGGCAATCGCCGCTGATGATCTCGCTGCTGGGCGAAGGCGGGCAGTGGCTGATGCACAACCCGGCCGCTGAAGCGCTGATCAACCGGCTGCAGGGCACCAATCTGCCGGGGCTGGACAATTTCGCCACGTTGTTTGCCCATCCCGACGAGGCGGTTTCCCTGCGCGCGCGGGCGCTCGAAAGCGGCAGTGCCGAAGCGACCCTGCGCATGGCCGGCCCGTCCTTCCGCATGCATGAGGTAACGCTGCGCCGCCTGACCGATCCCGTGACCGGACGCCTGTCGCTGATGGTCAGTCAGGCCGACGTGACCCGCGCCTACCGCGCCGAGCGCCGCCTGCACAAGGCGCTGGCACGGGAACGCGCGATTGCCGAGACGCAGCGCCAGTTCCTCTCGGTCACCAGCCACGATTTCCGCACGCCGCTCAGCGTGATCGACGGTTCGGCGCGCCGTATCGCCCGTCTCGCGGAGCCCGGCAGCGTAATTGCCGAACGCGCGGAAACGATCCGCGATACCGCGCGCCGCATGACCGAGGCAGTGGATCGCACGCTCGGCTGGGCCTCGATCGAGGAAGGCCGCGTCGATTTCCAGCCTGAGCGAGCGAACATCAGGCCTATGGTGGAACGCGCCCTGCTCGGCCAGCGCTCGGTCCATCCGCACCGCCCGTTCGTGGCCGAGCTTGACGATGTGCCCGACCTGATGCTCGACCAGGTTCTGGTGCTGCGCGTGCTCGACAACCTGATCGGCAACGCGATCAAGTATTCGCCCGAAGAACAGCCGGTTCGGGTGCGCTGCTTCGCCCGTAACGGTGAGGTGCTGATTTCGGTCAGCGATGAGGGGATCGGCATTCCCTCCGACGAGCTGTCAAAGCTCTTCACCCGCTTCTTCCGCTCAAGCAACGCCCGCCGCTTCAAGGGCAGCGGTGTGGGCCTGCACGCCGCGCGGTTCTACATGGAACTCCACGGCGGCCGCATCGCGGTGAAGTCGGCCGAGGGCAAGGGATCGACGTTCACGCTGGCGTTTCCGGTGCCGGCCAAAGGTTAG